From bacterium, the proteins below share one genomic window:
- the aroQ gene encoding type II 3-dehydroquinate dehydratase: MARVDIIHGPNLNLLGEREPEIYGRATLAEINDALVAAGKARGVEVRFFQSNHEGALIDHIQEAGREADALIINPGAYTHTSIAIRDAVAALSIPVIEVHLSNTQRRERFRRRSFIADVVTGRIEGLGRAGYDLALEYVLDQIQEKK; the protein is encoded by the coding sequence ATGGCGCGCGTCGACATCATTCACGGACCGAATCTGAATCTGCTTGGCGAGCGCGAGCCGGAGATCTACGGCCGCGCGACGCTCGCGGAAATCAACGACGCTCTCGTCGCCGCCGGCAAGGCGCGCGGCGTCGAGGTGCGTTTTTTTCAGAGCAACCACGAGGGCGCGCTGATCGACCACATCCAGGAGGCCGGCCGCGAGGCGGACGCGCTCATCATCAACCCCGGCGCATACACGCACACCTCGATCGCGATCCGCGACGCCGTCGCGGCGCTGTCGATTCCGGTCATCGAGGTGCATCTTTCGAACACGCAACGGCGCGAGCGATTCCGCCGCCGTTCGTTCATCGCGGACGTCGTCACGGGACGTATCGAAGGATTGGGCCGCGCGGGCTATGATCTGGCGCTCGAATACGTTCTCGATCAAATCCAGGAGAAGAAGTGA
- a CDS encoding aminopeptidase P family protein: MGAARRLAADAGVDALLVWNLANVRWLSGFTGTEASIVIGRDKAFFLTDGRYETQAADEAPDFERRISFDKIALIEKALSECGARRVGFEDETITVGRLAALRDAAGDVEFVRLGDKVDGLRLRKDAREIAIMRRAAWAAEVGFEAAKAALRPGVSESEIALVLETAMRRAGATRPSFDTIVASGGRGALPHGVASGKIIAEGELVVIDFGCVVDGYCSDQTMTIGVGEVEPEARRVYEIVRVAQQAAIDAIRPGVLLRDVDRVARESIAAAGFGDKFTHGLGHGVGIEIHEGPRLTSRSEAVAEPGMVVTVEPGVYLPGRFGVRIEDTVVITESGCDRLTTLDKNYTRV, translated from the coding sequence ATGGGCGCGGCGCGGCGACTCGCGGCGGATGCGGGCGTCGATGCGCTGCTTGTCTGGAATCTCGCCAATGTCCGGTGGCTTTCGGGATTCACCGGCACGGAGGCGTCGATCGTCATTGGCCGCGACAAGGCGTTTTTCCTCACGGACGGGCGATACGAAACGCAGGCCGCCGACGAGGCGCCGGATTTCGAACGCCGCATTTCGTTCGACAAGATCGCGCTCATCGAAAAGGCGCTTTCCGAGTGCGGTGCGCGGCGCGTCGGATTCGAGGACGAGACGATCACCGTCGGCCGCCTTGCGGCGTTGCGCGACGCGGCGGGCGACGTGGAGTTCGTGCGCCTCGGCGACAAGGTCGACGGCTTGCGACTTCGCAAGGACGCACGCGAGATCGCCATCATGCGGCGCGCCGCCTGGGCCGCGGAGGTCGGCTTCGAGGCCGCGAAGGCCGCGCTGCGGCCGGGCGTTTCCGAAAGCGAGATCGCGCTCGTTTTGGAGACGGCGATGCGCCGCGCCGGCGCGACCCGGCCGAGCTTCGACACCATCGTCGCCTCCGGAGGGCGCGGCGCCCTGCCCCACGGCGTGGCGTCCGGCAAGATCATCGCCGAGGGCGAGCTTGTGGTTATCGATTTCGGATGCGTCGTGGATGGGTATTGCTCGGACCAGACGATGACCATCGGCGTCGGCGAGGTGGAACCCGAGGCGCGCCGCGTTTACGAGATCGTGCGGGTCGCGCAGCAGGCGGCGATCGACGCGATCCGCCCGGGCGTCCTGTTGCGCGACGTGGATCGCGTCGCGCGCGAGTCCATCGCGGCCGCGGGATTCGGCGATAAATTCACGCACGGACTGGGGCACGGCGTTGGCATCGAGATCCACGAAGGCCCGCGCCTGACCTCGCGCTCGGAGGCCGTGGCGGAGCCGGGCATGGTGGTCACGGTGGAACCGGGCGTCTATTTGCCCGGACGATTCGGTGTGCGTATCGAGGACACCGTCGTCATTACGGAAAGCGGGTGCGATCGGCTGACGACACTCGACAAGAATTATACACGGGTGTAA